One genomic window of Micropterus dolomieu isolate WLL.071019.BEF.003 ecotype Adirondacks linkage group LG06, ASM2129224v1, whole genome shotgun sequence includes the following:
- the basp1 gene encoding brain acid soluble protein 1 homolog isoform X1: MQQRDLHCGPYKAAAGTAALADTDCWTFRGQRSKMGGKLSKKKKGYNVNDDKAKDKDAKAEGASAEESEAPKDNKDDAPAATDGKEVANDTAAKEAPAADAAAPKEDAAPATKEPEKPAANAEPKTEAPKSAEPDKAEEKPAAPAPAKESAPAAKEPEAKAAAPAPAAESKDEADAKKTEAPAAPEAKAEAAPAASPDPKSTEAAAAAPAPAKEAAAAPSSTPAAEPPAKEANATEAPSKDQTVAVQD, encoded by the exons ATGCAGCAGAGAGACCTCCATTGTGGCCCGTATAAAGCTGCGGCAGGAACGGCGGCCCTGGCAGATACCGACTGTTGGACTTTCAG aGGCCAGAGATCCAAAATGGGAGGCAAGCTCAGCAAAAAGAAGAAGGGATACAACGTAAATGATGACAAGGCCAAAGACAAGGATGCCAAAGCAGAGGGGGCCTCTGCTGAAGAGAGCGAAGCACCGAAAGACAACAAAGATGATGCCCCGGCTGCCACCGATGGTAAGGAGGTAGCGAACGACACGGCAGCCAAGGAGGCGCCAGCAGCAGACGCTGCGGCGCCCAAAGAGGACGCAGCTCCTGCCACTAAGGAGCCAGAGAAACCTGCTGCCAATGCTGAGCCGAAAACAGAGGCGCCTAAAAGCGCAGAGCCCGACAAGGCTGAGGAGAAACCAGCTGCGCCCGCCCCGGCCAAAGAATCGGCCCCTGCCGCCAAGGAGCCTGAGGCTAAGGCCGCAGCGCCTGCCCCGGCTGCTGAGAGTAAAGATGAGGCCGACGCCAAAAAGACTGAGGCCCCCGCGGCACCAGAAGCCAAAGCCGAGGCAGCCCCTGCTGCCTCTCCTGACCCCAAGTCCACAGAGGCAGCAGCGGCGGCTCCCGCACCGGCAAAGGAGGCCGCCGCAGCCCCTAGTTCAACACCAGCCGCTGAGCCTCCTGCCAAGGAGGCGAACGCCACAGAGGCACCGAGCAAGGATCAAACCGTAGCAGTTCAAGATTAA
- the basp1 gene encoding brain acid soluble protein 1 homolog isoform X2 yields the protein MGGKLSKKKKGYNVNDDKAKDKDAKAEGASAEESEAPKDNKDDAPAATDGKEVANDTAAKEAPAADAAAPKEDAAPATKEPEKPAANAEPKTEAPKSAEPDKAEEKPAAPAPAKESAPAAKEPEAKAAAPAPAAESKDEADAKKTEAPAAPEAKAEAAPAASPDPKSTEAAAAAPAPAKEAAAAPSSTPAAEPPAKEANATEAPSKDQTVAVQD from the coding sequence ATGGGAGGCAAGCTCAGCAAAAAGAAGAAGGGATACAACGTAAATGATGACAAGGCCAAAGACAAGGATGCCAAAGCAGAGGGGGCCTCTGCTGAAGAGAGCGAAGCACCGAAAGACAACAAAGATGATGCCCCGGCTGCCACCGATGGTAAGGAGGTAGCGAACGACACGGCAGCCAAGGAGGCGCCAGCAGCAGACGCTGCGGCGCCCAAAGAGGACGCAGCTCCTGCCACTAAGGAGCCAGAGAAACCTGCTGCCAATGCTGAGCCGAAAACAGAGGCGCCTAAAAGCGCAGAGCCCGACAAGGCTGAGGAGAAACCAGCTGCGCCCGCCCCGGCCAAAGAATCGGCCCCTGCCGCCAAGGAGCCTGAGGCTAAGGCCGCAGCGCCTGCCCCGGCTGCTGAGAGTAAAGATGAGGCCGACGCCAAAAAGACTGAGGCCCCCGCGGCACCAGAAGCCAAAGCCGAGGCAGCCCCTGCTGCCTCTCCTGACCCCAAGTCCACAGAGGCAGCAGCGGCGGCTCCCGCACCGGCAAAGGAGGCCGCCGCAGCCCCTAGTTCAACACCAGCCGCTGAGCCTCCTGCCAAGGAGGCGAACGCCACAGAGGCACCGAGCAAGGATCAAACCGTAGCAGTTCAAGATTAA